The genomic stretch TTTAATGAAAGTGAATCATTAAACTTGAATAAATTACGAAACTTTTACCTATTCATTTAAAACTAGTTCTCAATTATATCATATTTATTTTCTTCTTAGACAAACTCTCGTACCATCTGTTAATTCAATAAGAAAACTCAATTACTATTCGTAAGCTTGTTAAAAAATCGAGTCCAATCAATTTTATTCTTATTGTTTAAATTCTTCTAATCTCTGAAGCTGTACTCCCTTGTCATCAAAGTTTTCCTCTGCCAACCACTTAGTTAATGCCTGATTATGTATTGGCCATTCTTCTATAAGCATTGAGAACCAGCTAGTGTTTCGTGAACGGTTTTTATAGATAACAGCATTTCTGAAAGTACCTTCATACGTAAAGCCTAAACGTTTTGCTGTTTGAATGGATGGAGCGTTAAGAGAATCACATTTCCATTCATAGCGTCGGTACTTTAGTTCATCAAATACATACATAGCTAATAATTGATGTGCTTCGGTAGACATTCTTGTTCTTTTTAACCCATCTGAAAAATTAACATTTCCTACTTCGATTACCCCATTTTCCTGATCGATCCTCATTAAGCTAAAGATTCCAAGTGGTTTGTCTGTCTCTTTATTTATTACGACATAAAAGATGTTTATGCTACTTTCTATTTTTTTTAATAATGTTTGTTCAAAAGCCTCATAATTTTGAGGTGGTTCGTCGGATAAATATGTCCAATTACTTGGGCTGGAATTTTTATAAGCGTTATAGAGCTCTTTCGTGTGTGTAACTGATAATCTTTTGACAATCGTATACTTTCCGACATAACACATATCAGTTGGAAGTTTTCTTTTCTCCCAATTGGTCAACTCTTCACCAACCGGTTGATTGTATTCGTTTATTCTCTGATTCATTTAATTACCCCATTTCATTATTGAATTTTATTACAGTTTAACTTAGTAATAATAATTAATCTGATCTTTCATAATTTATTCAGCGATTTACGCGATTAATGAACTTACTAAACTATACATACATTTCTAAAAAATATCGACCATACAGACGATCGATTTGTTCATCAAATAGATGCGATAGTTGAACAAGAAAAACAAATATCCTTCTGTATAAAAAAGGATATTTGTCTAGTGCAGACGCGGATAGATGTGAAATAAAAAACTTACCTTATAGCGAGTTAAATGTTTTTTAACATTCTTATGTTGTTAAAAGATTGAGCATTCCAATCTTTTGCCCACCAGCTAAAATTGCAGTTATTGATAATGCTAATACAATTTTCTTCATATGGATTCTCCCTCAAATCTACTCATAATAATATTTTACCATAAATTTCCAAACACTTATGAAACTAACCTGCCGTTTTTTAAAATAATAGATTTCCTTACTACCATCCAATAAAAGAAAAAGAGAATTAGCAAATCATCAAAAAGCAAAAAAAAGAGAAGGAACAAAGCAATTCCTTCTCTTTTCATAAATCATCAATTTTTCGTAATTGTTAATTGATACTGATCATAGTCAGAAATACCTTTCGCTTCTTCTACGCGTATATAGTAAGTTCCTTTTTTTAACCTAATTTGGCCGACTTCGGGATCGTCATATGTGTAGCGGTTGAATGTGCCTAAATTTTTACCTTTAGAGTCGTAGAAAGTTATCTTACCATTCATTCCAGACATAGGCATTTCAAGGTTGTATGAAACATATCGGTCTTTATCATTTACAAATTTAAAATAATCTTTATCACCATTTGCGACATTTGCGTTTAAATAGCCTAAACCGATATATGTGTTTTTACCAATATATCTTAATGGTAGTCTGATTGAAGGAATACCATTTGTATATTTCGCTTTAGCATCTTCGTCAGCTCGGTTCAGTGAATAAAAACGGAATATATATTCGTGAAGATTTGCAATATCTGGGTAAGAATTAGCTATTTCAAAGAAATAACCATGATTCGGTTTAGCTTGGAATGAACTTTTTGTGATGTCGCCATAATTTTGATAATAGCTTGCTTTCTCACGTTCTGTTCCATCTAATCTTTTATTTCCATTTGTATCTTCATAGACTGTAATGTTTACTGGTAGGTCATTAAATAGACTTGAGTACATCCCCCCTGATTGGGTTGGATCTACTGGTAACGCCATAAATTCGAATCCTTTTAGAACTGTAGATGTACTAGTATTTTTAAAGTAGAAATAGTCTTCATCAGAAGAACTTGAGAAATTACCATATTGTATCTCATCATAACTTTTAAGAGTTTTAGCAGAAGCGAATGAATTATTCGGTTCATATTTGTCTTTTGCTATACCTTCTCCACCTTGAAATGTTAATTGATAAGGCTCATCTAATGCACCACCTACTGATGAAACACGGAAATAATACGTTTTGTTACTATCGAGTAAAGCAAACAGATCTTTATTATTATCTGTATAATCACGATCTTGGAAAGTAGTGTAATAATTAAATGTTTTTGTTACATATTCAAAAGCACCTGTGTTCGAATTGTAAACATACGCTTGAGCATCAAACTGTTGATTTTTATTACCATTAATATTTAAATGAATAAACTCATTTTTACTTGGAGTGTACTTATACCAATCTACATCATTGTTATCTTGCATATAAGCCAATGGCCTTTTTCCATATCCTGTGATTGGAATTGCGTTTTTTAGCACTTGTTGAACATCCTCTGGATCCATTCCAGTCGTCACATCATCAATTGGTGTTGAATCATCTAATTGATTTATTAAGCCGTTTGATAAATCTAGCTGTTTAAATGTATTGACCAATCCGTCTTCATCAGCTGGTAAGTCTAGTTTTGACATCTTAAATGCTACTTTTTCAAATGAGCCTGGAATAATATATGGTGCATCTGGTTGTTCATCGTATAAAGGTAATGAAAAGACTGAGATTGGAGCACTTGATAGTTCAATAATATAATCTGTGTCCTTCTTTAGTGTAACCGCACCTTTTTCTCCTTCACTTTTCCCGTTATGATCGATTGAAACGAGTGGTAGTGGTTGTTTTGCATTAGATGTGTTTATATATTCATCCCATTTATCTTTTGTATATACAGTGATAGAAGTATTTAGTCCAGGAATTGAACCCATTGATAATAAGATTTTTTCATCTTCAGTTGGTCTGTATGAAATATATCTAGCCCCAGTATTTCCCTTATTAAATAGAAGGAATGAATCATCATTTAGACTAGTTGCATCAAAAGGTAAGGACGTAACTTCAATTGGATTGTTTTTTGCGCCAGTTTCTTCATTAATATTTAGTTTCTTTTTAATTGATAAACTAAAAGTAGAGCTACCTTTTGAACTATATCTTGAGTTTTTATCCATAACTTCAATGACAAGTGTTCCATCCTTTGGAGCAGTGTAAATGGTCCCTTCAGCAATTCCAGCAAGTACATCATCAATAATTAGTGGCTTAGAAGATGTTTTACTAGTTCCTTCATAGAAGCGAAGGGAAAGCTGATCATCGTAATTTTTTGCCATTTTTAACGTAAGACCTACATCTTCTCCTGCCTTTAAATTTAATTTATATCGATTAATTTGATGTGGTTTTGTAATTGTTCCTTTATATGAAGCCTCTCCATTTTCAGAAAGCTGAACAGCAGCTGCACTATCTATAATCGCTGAAGCAGATGGCTTTTTATATGAAACTAGTTTTTTCATATCATATTTTAAAGCTTTTACCGGATCGACAAGACCATAACCATAATATATATCATATCCGGATGATCCTTTATCAGTGGCCGTTTCTTCAAGAATTTGTTCTATATCATAAGATGAAAGATTCGGATACTTTGTTTTTAATAGTGATGCGATTCCCGATACAATCGGTGTTGCCATTGATGTACCACTTAAATAATAGTATGTACTACCAATTGTTGGAGCATAAATCGTACTATAAATGAACTCTCCAGGTGCAACTACATCCACACCAGGACCGTATGTTGAAAATGAAGCAAGATGTTTTTCACTATCTGTTGCACCAACGGAAATAACTCCATCGTATGATGCTGGGTAGCTATATTCATTTGTGCCACTATTTCCTGCAGCTGCAACAACAACAACGCCTTTGCTGATTGCATATTGAATTGTATCATCAAGTAACTGACTATACATTGTACCACCAAGGCTCATATTTATTACTTTCGCACCTTTAGAAACAGCATAAAGAATCCCTTCTGAAATCGAATAGTCTGAAGTGTATTCATTCCCATTAAAAACATCTACAGAAAGAATTTTAGCATTAGGATTAATACCATATGCGCCTATTTTATTATCCTTTTTTGCAGCAATAATACCTGTGACATGAGTTCCATGAAAGTCTCTTACAGCTTGTGTTGCTGGATCAACTACATTATATGAACCAAGCAGTTGACCTGTTAAATCAGGATGACTTCTATCTACGCCTTGATCAATTACAGCAACAGTAATTGCTTTTTTAGCAACAAGTTTTTGTGCAGCTGAAATGTTTAGCTGACTTAAATGATACGCCTCATCTTCTTTAGGATTTGCTGCACTTGACATTAATTTATATTGAACGCTTGGAGAAACTGATTTAATCGTTCCGTATTGATTATAAACACTAAGAGCAGTTGATAATTTTTTACCATTTTTTAATTTAACGATATCATAACCTAGAGACGGAAAAGACTTTACAACACTCATTCCAGCACGATCATGTATCGAATTAGAAACAAAGCTATTATATTTTACAACATATGTAGAATCGCTAATTTGCTCTTTATTTGTAAGGAAAGGCAGTGGAGCATGTTGATTCAAAAATTTTGTTTTACTAGTATTCTTTACTGCAGCGTCAGTCGGGGTATGTGTTAGCATACTTGCTGCTAAAGAAAAAACTGCGCTAAATTTCATTATTTTTTTCAAGAAGAATCCTCATTTCTGGTTTTTTAATAGATTCGTAGATTAATCATTATAAAAAAGGTAAAAGATGAAATAGTATTTTATAGATTGTAACACTATGATCTATGGCTAATTTCATTATACCGTTATGTAATTACAGAAATTTGTCATACTATGAAAGAAAAGAGAAAAAGAAGAGAAAATTTAAAATATAATGACAAAAGATAACTCTGAATTACATATTGAAACAAACCACTTTCCCTTAGTTGAGTGATCATTTTTAATGTAAACGAAGGATGAAAAGCATCTTTAAAAGTAAAATACAATTCTATCATTCTCTTTTTTCCATTTAATACTTTATATAATTTATTCACTAAAATAATAATACTATTTATTTGTAACATTAGGGCATTAGTTGCTAACATTATATAATTTCAATTTAATCTAATTGACTATCATAAGCTTTTAAGCCAGTTCTTATAGTAATTTCGTTGTTCAAGAATGGTCACAAAATTTAAAGTATCATCACAATCAAAAATATCAACTAAATCCTCATATAAGGCTTGTTTTCCAAAACTTAATTTATAAGCTAAACGTCCACTCCCCATTGATTGTGTCATTGGAGATGGGTATTCATTTAAAGCAGATCCATTGCAAAGAATTTGGATGCTCTTTTCTTCCAAATACAGTCTGAATTTTTCTAATGCCTCAAAAAAGCTATCGCCAATATAACTTCTTTCCTGTTGTCCAAAATTAATTTTCAGCATAACCATCTCTTCATCATTTGGTGCTTCTTCAAATAATTCAATTAGAATCTCTTCTATATTATTTTTTTCCAAACTAACTTAACAAATTTCTCCTCTTTTAGCGTTGAGAACACCTCATTTATAACTAACTCCAGGATATCTATTAGACTAATTATATCATTCATTGTACTACTAATCTCTCATTCTTTTTTGTTAATTACTTCATAAAAATCTCTTATATAAACGTTAGATAGACATTTTTGATTTGATATCTTTTTTCCATCTGATTCCCAATGACTGTTTCACGCACAATGTTAAAAGTTGAATCCCAGATAGAATAAAGATCATGCTCACGAATATTGTAATCGGTTTCATTTTTTTATAATATTCTCCTTTTACGAAACAAATCTTATTTTAATAACAAATACAGCCCAAACTTATAATAATTTATTAAACAATCTAAAGTATGTCCCTCTCACATAGAATAATGAGAACTAGCAATGATAATCAATTGATTAATATTTTATACTTTCTTATTAAACTAAAATGACATATTGCTGCTACTTTAATGGAATATCAAAATTAATTTTCTATTAAAAAGAAAAATAAAAAAAGAGCTTAAATACTTCTTTTATTAAAAAGATACTTAAAACTCTAATTTAAATATTACGAAGATCCACCAACAGTCAATGAAACTTCAATTATCTCATTCTCAACTACTTCGTTAGATATTAACTTCAATAAATTTGTAGCGGCTAATGAACCCCAGTCAAAAGTTGAATATGATATGGTACTTAATCTTGGTGATACATATTGCGCTAATTCAATATTATCAAATCCTACGATAAATACATCTTTGCCTACATGGTAATCTGTATCTTGAAGATAGTTATAGATTCCTACGGCCATTTCATCATTTAAACAAAAGATTGCACTTGGTTCATTATAATTTGAAAAAATTTGTTTCGCTGCTTGTTCGCCTGAATCCTTCATGAAATTTCCGGAGATTTCAATGGACTCAACTTCAGGATAGTTTGATAATTCTTCTCTAACACCTTCCATACGTTTAGTTGAATCGTATGAACCATCTGGACCTGTTAAAACATATACTTTTTTCACATTGTTTTTAAGAAGTTCTTTTATGGCTAAATGTGCTCCACTTTTATTATTTATTAAGACACCTTTAATATTTTTGTGCTGTAATTCTCGATCCATCACGACCATTTTATAATTTTTTTCTGCATAATCTAAAAGCTCTTTATCTGAAAATGCCTGATCTAATATAATTCCACCATCTATTACTTTTTCAAGCAATAATCGATGTGATTGTACGCCAGAACATGCTATTAATTCATAGCCTTTATCGTTTAATGCTTGTCTCATTCCTCTTAATAATGGCCCGTAAAAATATCCACCATAATCAGCTAAAAATACCCCAATAATTTTTGTTTCTTTAACCTTTAACATTCTTGCAGCTGCATTTGGAACATATCCTAATCTATTTGCAATCTTTAAAATTCTGCTTCGTGTTTCTTCAGTTACCTTTGGGCTACCATTTAACGCATACGATACTGTTGAAATGGAAACTCCAGCTTCTTTGGCAATATCTTTTATTCCTGCCATCCTATATCCTCCATTCTATTGATACCAAAAAGCCAATTTCGTCTTTATTGTTTCGTTTATTACGATTCATTTAAATATTGTTTAAATTATTATGCTTAAATTAATATTATCAAAATTAAGTAAACTTTTCCTACTTTTTTTTCATTCTTTTTACCTATACTTTGAATGGTATATTTTTACTCACAAAAGGTGAGCACAGAAGTATTTTTGACTTCTTTTGCCCACCTTTTAATTCACTTTAGCTTGTCTATTTAGTTATTATGGAGTAACTAATTTTTTACTTTTCCAGCCCAACGTTTTTGATCCATTTTTTATGTATTCGCTTTTAAGTATAAATCCCAAATTAATCCGGTTTCATAGTTTTCAATCATTAGTAATGTTGCACCTTTATCCTTTGCATAATCTTGATATTGTACTGATCCTTGTGATGCGAAATTGAATAAGTCCCACACATTTGTATCGTCTTTATCAACAATTTTCACTCCAATTTTAGCTTCCCAACGGGCTGGAATATATCCCGGTAATGTTTTCATTGAATCAACTAAAGCATTATTTAAATGATTGTAAATATCTTGAATTCCAGGAATGCTATAGATTTCCCAGTACTTATCCAATAATTCTTTGTCAGAAGAAATAGGTAAAGTTGTTAAATCTGGTCCATTTTTTACACTTAAATTCATACGTTCTTTGAAGCCTTCTTTACCATATGACATAAGCTTTGCAAAATCATACGCTTCCTTAGGATGCTTCGTATTTTTAGAAATCCCTAAAAAGTCATTAACAATCGCTGCTCTTCCGCCGGGAATTCCGATATAATCCCAATCGAAATTTAATTTTTTCATAAAATTAGGAATATTGTATCTGGACCGTTATTCCAGTTCGTGTATTTAATAATAATCTTTACTAAATATTGATTTTTAAATAAAAAAGGGGCTGTCTAATTAATTAGACAACCTTCAGGAATTTTTATTAATTGTATTAGTTGAACATGTAATAATACTAATTTAAATATAAATAAATAGCATTTTCATTTATATTTAAATTTCCCTTTATCTCTCCTATACCCTCGACTGCAAGAGAATCCGTTTTTACAATGGGTTTATTTTTTAATATTAGATGTAATCTAACAATATTTTGAATTCTATCTTTCCAATTGGTAATAACAGGTTGTTGAATAAGATAGTCTTCATTATTCATTCTAACTTTTAAAAAGTTTTTGTGTAAAAGTTTATCTTGATATGGAATGACATTCATCGGATCAAAAGATTTTGAAGTTATTTCACCTTCAATAAATAGATGAATTCCTTTTTGTTGCTCAAATTCTTCAACTGTATTTTTTCTATTTTGCGTTACATAATTTAATACAGCATCTGTTTCAGGAGTTATTTCAAGATCACTTACTACTTTCGTTCCATCGGAAAGCTGTTTTATTAACTCATAAAGTGTTTCTTCTTTTTCTAAAAAGCTTACTTTCCAACTAGGTGAAAACTCATCAAGTAATAAACACATAAACAAACCAGAACTATAACAACTCTTTCGAATATCTGAGGTGGATTCGTAATTGTCCATAAGTTGTTGTCCATATTTTTCTATAATCGAATTATATGAATTTGTGCTTTTTTCCGAATAAGCATTTAGTTCAACATACCATGCCGGCCCTTCAATCGTTTCAATCAAATGTTCGTACACTAAATGTTCCTTTATTATAGAAGCTCTTTTTTCTCTAAGTGCTATAAAACTATTAATATATTGTTTCTTTTTAAGAACATTATTTTCTAACACTGCACTAAAAAGGCTAGCTCTTTCCTGTTTTCTTAATTCCACATTTTCCTTTAATAAGGGATATGTAATTCCCATCGTCTCATTCGCAAACCTTTTTTCACCCTTAATATATTGAAAACCGTGAAATAATTCGTGTAAAAGAATCGAAAATAAACTTCCATAATCCTCGTAAAATTCGAGATCAACGATTGCTGTTGGATACTCATTATAAAGAATAAGTGTACAACCATTAAATTGATCGTCCCGCTGTAAAATTTGGTATTGATTTTGCTCTGTTTTCGTCATTCTAGGATGATTGAAAAGATATACATTACTATTATCATATAATGCGTATGCAACTGATTCAAAACCCGGCCAATAATTATTAAAGTTTGTATTTAATAAGTCTTGGGCAATTTCATTAAAATTTTTACTCATCCGATTCATCCTTTTTATAAAAAATCCATTGTAATTAGATTCTCTTTAAAATAAAAAATTCCTTTTTTAGACGGGATTATGTTATTAATCTATCAACTTCAAGGCAGTTTGGTTGTATTAGATTTACTTACATCCAGCTTCCCAATCTTCTGCTAACATACCATAAACATAAAATTCAATTTTTTCTTAATTAAATTTAACTGGTCAATCCCCCTACTTTTTCATTGCACTTATAACAGGTTGGGCACCTTTTTCAGAAATAATAGTTACAAGTAAGCTAGTAACCATATCGGCTTTTTGACTGTCTGTTGCGGTTAATAATCCTTTTTCTTCGAGCATTTTTAAAGCATCTTCTACCATACCGACTGCGCCTTCAACTATTTCTCTTTTAGCTTGAACAACTGCTTTTGCTTGTTGTCTTTGTAACATACTACTTGCTATCTCAGGTGCATAAGCAAGATGACTTAATCGAGCTTCATGAACTTTTACTCCACTTTTTTGAAGTCGTTCCTGTAGCTCAATTTGTAATTCATCAGCAATCTCTTCTGCATTCCCTCTTAAAGAAAATTCATCTTTATTTGTTGTGTCATAAGCGTACTTCGTTGCAATATGGCGGATCGCTGTTTCGCTTTGAATCCTTACAAATTTTTGATAATCTGTAACTTCGAACATTGCTTTTTCAACATCAACTACACTGTATACTACAACAGCAGCAATCTCGATCGGATTCCCGTCGATGTCATTTACTTTCAATACATCACTATTAAAGTTAACAGCTTTTAGATTAACTTTTGATTTATTTGTAAATGGAATCGTACAATAGAAACCATCTTCATAGATTGTCCCTAAATATTTCCCCATAAATACCATAGCAACTGCTACATTAGGTTGGTTAATTACAAATCCAGATGAAATCAAACAAACGAATATAAATGAAGCAATTATGAAAAATACATTACCACTTTCTAATGAAGTAACCGCGCTAATTAGTAATAATCCTATTATTACTACCAATACAATGTAACCGTTAATTCGAAATGCTTCTTTTTTCATATTTTTCTCCTCTTCTGAAGTAAAAAACTTCGCTAAATTAATTATTCATTTACCTCTAAAGTAGAAATTTAATTACACTAATATATCTTTAAATTTATTAAGAGGAAATTTAACCTTTTTAAAATATTAATTAAAATTAAACTAAGGCCATAAAAGTTTTTTTCCCCATCTATCTCCTTCAAAGCAATATTTTAATCGTATATGCCTTCTATTTTCATCAGCCTGCCAAAACTCCACTTCTTTTGCAACTACTCGATACAATGTCCACGAAGGAAACACTAAATTTGGATTTTGTTGTAAAATTTCAATTTGTTTATTTAGCGCCTCATCAAACTCAAAATGCTCTTTTAAAATTGAACTTTGTTTGCCAATCAACGCTACTGCTCGCGCTATGGTACCTCTGGCTAAAAAGTCTTGGGCACTTAATTCTTTTTCCATTTTTATTGCTCTACCACGTATTCTGACTTGTCTACCAATTTGCGACCAATAAAAAGTCATAGCAACATTGGGATTTAAATCGATTTGTTTACCTTTTTCACTTTGTAAACTTGTTGCAAAATACCACCCTTGTTGATTCACGTCTTTAATAATTAGTACCCTAGCATCAGGATATCCATTATGATCAGTTGTTGAAAGAGTCATTGAGTGTGGTTCATGCACACCATAATCAACTGCTTCTTGGAACCATTCTAAAAAAAGCTCATTTTGATATTCTGACGCATTGTTAATATTAAACTCAGGAAAGGGGCCATTAAGTGTTTTACTTTTTCTTATCGCTTTCCTAATGTCGTCCATCTAATTCCTCCAAATAATTAATCAAATAGTATAATTAAGACATTCTCCATTTTTTTTAACTAACCTGCTTAAATTTATAATGAAAGCGCATCTCTGATTCCTATAT from Arthrobacter citreus encodes the following:
- a CDS encoding GNAT family N-acetyltransferase encodes the protein MNQRINEYNQPVGEELTNWEKRKLPTDMCYVGKYTIVKRLSVTHTKELYNAYKNSSPSNWTYLSDEPPQNYEAFEQTLLKKIESSINIFYVVINKETDKPLGIFSLMRIDQENGVIEVGNVNFSDGLKRTRMSTEAHQLLAMYVFDELKYRRYEWKCDSLNAPSIQTAKRLGFTYEGTFRNAVIYKNRSRNTSWFSMLIEEWPIHNQALTKWLAEENFDDKGVQLQRLEEFKQ
- a CDS encoding SPFH domain-containing protein; this translates as MKKEAFRINGYIVLVVIIGLLLISAVTSLESGNVFFIIASFIFVCLISSGFVINQPNVAVAMVFMGKYLGTIYEDGFYCTIPFTNKSKVNLKAVNFNSDVLKVNDIDGNPIEIAAVVVYSVVDVEKAMFEVTDYQKFVRIQSETAIRHIATKYAYDTTNKDEFSLRGNAEEIADELQIELQERLQKSGVKVHEARLSHLAYAPEIASSMLQRQQAKAVVQAKREIVEGAVGMVEDALKMLEEKGLLTATDSQKADMVTSLLVTIISEKGAQPVISAMKK
- a CDS encoding LacI family DNA-binding transcriptional regulator; its protein translation is MAGIKDIAKEAGVSISTVSYALNGSPKVTEETRSRILKIANRLGYVPNAAARMLKVKETKIIGVFLADYGGYFYGPLLRGMRQALNDKGYELIACSGVQSHRLLLEKVIDGGIILDQAFSDKELLDYAEKNYKMVVMDRELQHKNIKGVLINNKSGAHLAIKELLKNNVKKVYVLTGPDGSYDSTKRMEGVREELSNYPEVESIEISGNFMKDSGEQAAKQIFSNYNEPSAIFCLNDEMAVGIYNYLQDTDYHVGKDVFIVGFDNIELAQYVSPRLSTISYSTFDWGSLAATNLLKLISNEVVENEIIEVSLTVGGSS
- the pdxH gene encoding pyridoxamine 5'-phosphate oxidase; translated protein: MDDIRKAIRKSKTLNGPFPEFNINNASEYQNELFLEWFQEAVDYGVHEPHSMTLSTTDHNGYPDARVLIIKDVNQQGWYFATSLQSEKGKQIDLNPNVAMTFYWSQIGRQVRIRGRAIKMEKELSAQDFLARGTIARAVALIGKQSSILKEHFEFDEALNKQIEILQQNPNLVFPSWTLYRVVAKEVEFWQADENRRHIRLKYCFEGDRWGKKLLWP
- a CDS encoding extracellular solute-binding protein, giving the protein MKKLNFDWDYIGIPGGRAAIVNDFLGISKNTKHPKEAYDFAKLMSYGKEGFKERMNLSVKNGPDLTTLPISSDKELLDKYWEIYSIPGIQDIYNHLNNALVDSMKTLPGYIPARWEAKIGVKIVDKDDTNVWDLFNFASQGSVQYQDYAKDKGATLLMIENYETGLIWDLYLKANT
- a CDS encoding peptidase S8; its protein translation is MKKIMKFSAVFSLAASMLTHTPTDAAVKNTSKTKFLNQHAPLPFLTNKEQISDSTYVVKYNSFVSNSIHDRAGMSVVKSFPSLGYDIVKLKNGKKLSTALSVYNQYGTIKSVSPSVQYKLMSSAANPKEDEAYHLSQLNISAAQKLVAKKAITVAVIDQGVDRSHPDLTGQLLGSYNVVDPATQAVRDFHGTHVTGIIAAKKDNKIGAYGINPNAKILSVDVFNGNEYTSDYSISEGILYAVSKGAKVINMSLGGTMYSQLLDDTIQYAISKGVVVVAAAGNSGTNEYSYPASYDGVISVGATDSEKHLASFSTYGPGVDVVAPGEFIYSTIYAPTIGSTYYYLSGTSMATPIVSGIASLLKTKYPNLSSYDIEQILEETATDKGSSGYDIYYGYGLVDPVKALKYDMKKLVSYKKPSASAIIDSAAAVQLSENGEASYKGTITKPHQINRYKLNLKAGEDVGLTLKMAKNYDDQLSLRFYEGTSKTSSKPLIIDDVLAGIAEGTIYTAPKDGTLVIEVMDKNSRYSSKGSSTFSLSIKKKLNINEETGAKNNPIEVTSLPFDATSLNDDSFLLFNKGNTGARYISYRPTEDEKILLSMGSIPGLNTSITVYTKDKWDEYINTSNAKQPLPLVSIDHNGKSEGEKGAVTLKKDTDYIIELSSAPISVFSLPLYDEQPDAPYIIPGSFEKVAFKMSKLDLPADEDGLVNTFKQLDLSNGLINQLDDSTPIDDVTTGMDPEDVQQVLKNAIPITGYGKRPLAYMQDNNDVDWYKYTPSKNEFIHLNINGNKNQQFDAQAYVYNSNTGAFEYVTKTFNYYTTFQDRDYTDNNKDLFALLDSNKTYYFRVSSVGGALDEPYQLTFQGGEGIAKDKYEPNNSFASAKTLKSYDEIQYGNFSSSSDEDYFYFKNTSTSTVLKGFEFMALPVDPTQSGGMYSSLFNDLPVNITVYEDTNGNKRLDGTEREKASYYQNYGDITKSSFQAKPNHGYFFEIANSYPDIANLHEYIFRFYSLNRADEDAKAKYTNGIPSIRLPLRYIGKNTYIGLGYLNANVANGDKDYFKFVNDKDRYVSYNLEMPMSGMNGKITFYDSKGKNLGTFNRYTYDDPEVGQIRLKKGTYYIRVEEAKGISDYDQYQLTITKN